The genomic DNA ACAGACGGCACTGCAGCAAGGACCCCAGGGCCCAGTCTGCAGGGAAGAGCCCACGTCCCCCTTTTGGACCCTGACACACACCCATGTGTCCATCAGCCCTGCTACGGCAGGTCCTAGGAGTGGCCGGAGCGGCCTCCTTGTGGTGGGAGCTGCGGGCTCACTGCAGGGCCGGGTCTGTGAGGGGAGGCGCCTGGCAGCTGGACTCACCAATCTTGTAATAGCCGTGCACCAGTACAATACCAAGGTTGGTGGGCTTGAGTCGGCGCCCACTCTCCACGACCACGTAGTTACGCTGGCAGATGTTGTTGATGTGTACGGGGATGCTGGCATCCGTCCCTGAGACACAGCAGGGCCCTGTCAGACTTGGCTCCCCCTTCACCCCCGCCTGCCTTGTGGCCCCCGGTTCTCAGCCCTGCCCCTGGGCACCACACCACAGGCCTTTTCTGAGCTGTCCTGTGAACCCAGCGTCGATGTTCCCAGCTCAGAGAGACTAAGGAACTCCGCCAAAGTCACAGAGCTCGGTCTGCCCCTCACATCTGGAAACGTGCCCTCCTTGGCCTCTCCCTGTCTTGACCTTGTGGCACCCACACCTTTCCAGAACCAAGGCCCCAGCCCCCCAAATGCAGAGGAGCCTCCCTGACAAATTGTCCCTCCAAAACCTGCCCAGGTTTGCCCACTTGCTGGCTCCCGGTCCCTCGTGATCAGTCCCCAGGGCAGGCTCCCAGTTGCAGGGTGCACCTGCCCCAAAGACATCTAGGTTGTCTGGCACTGCCAGATGCTGCCTGTACTGCTCCCCGAGGTCCATGGCTGGCGGGATGAGGTGGGCCAGGCTCTGAGCCCCACGTGGCTCTGCAGTGCTGCACCGTACACTCCCGCGGCACCTCCTGCACTCGGGCCACAGCCCCGAGGCCCCTGGTCAACAGGGCCGCCCTTAACTGCTGTCGGGAGGTCCGTGACACTGTCTAGTGTGTGGCCACAAGAAGCCACGGACGTCCCGTCAACAAGAAGGCGCAGAGGGTGCTGGGTGAGCGGCGCCCACACCCGCAGCAGGCTGAGGACCACCAGGACCCACTGCAGGCACCCAGGCCCCTGGAAGCAGCAGCCCAGCTCTCCTGGTAAGGCCACCACTGTCACCAGGACCCCGGGCACAGGTAAGAGGCTCCCTGGCAAGGCACCCGCGGGACTGTTAGTGATGGAACAGAGTCCAGATACCGTGGCCTGGTTGTCCTACAGCCCTCCAAAGCCTGTCAACTGTGAGGGGCCTGGTGAGCTGGGCAGCCCATCAGGGAACAGGCAGAGCCTCTCGGAGCAAGCACCACCTGGGGAGGTGGCACTGGCACAAGGCCATCCCCCGGGGTGTGAGGCCTCAGGTCACAGCCCTGGGCCTGGGGACTGGGAGAGACCCTCGCCCGTGAGACATGTGCATCAGCGACCCCACTTTTGAGCTCAAAGCTCCCCGGGTGGGGCATGTCCACTCCCCTTGCAGGGAAGGAGTACCGTGGGAACTTGGCTTTCCTGTCGCCTTGTGAATTTGTTCTGAGTTTTGTGTCCTCCCTGTGGGTGAGTCACTGGCAACCTGGGCCAACACTCAGTTCTGGGGGTGGTAGTTAGTGCCTGTAAGAGTGCGTGTTGGCCTTTATAGGCAAGGCCAGGTCCTGAGGTGGAGGCCCTGGCGAGGGCCTGCCCGCGGCCACCCTGCAGGCTCAGCTGGCCACActgggccccagccctgggaTGGGAGCCCTGGGCCCGGACCCACCGATGCCGTGCTTCTCCATGAGCGTGATGAGCTCAGCCTCCGTCAGGTAGTCAGGGGGGCTCGTCTGCTTCTCCAGCATCTTGACCTCAGCCACGGCGAAGGTGTCGCCCCTCTGGCAGGTGGGCAGGTTCTCCTCCAGGGGCACACTCTGCCAAGGCATGATCTCTGTGAAACCTGTGGAGACCGGGCGCCGACACTCAGGGCCGGTGGCCATGTCCGCGGAGGTGGGAGAGGCGCCTGCCTGGCTCCACCTACCTGGGGAGATGACGGTCTTGCCTGTGCAAGTGAAGCGCTCAGGCCCGATCCGGAAGGAGATGGTGCTCTGCAGGTACTTGCAGTCATGGCTGACTGTGGCGATGAAGTGCCTGGTGATGTACTCGTACAGCCGCCAGGCCTCGCCGCCTGCAAAAGGCGCAGCTGCTCAGTGCTGGGCTCTGGCTCCAAGCAGCCCCAGCACTCGTGCTCCAGCAGCAGGGTGTGGGCGCCAGGGCTGGCCTGCTCTAAGCCCTCGAAGGGGGAGGGGACACACAAGAAGGACTGCAAGCATCTCCAGGCCTCGGTGGCTCtttcaggctctgcttctgggtGGGACTGCGCTTCAGGGCCCAACCTACCCCATAAGTGACCTGCCACCATCGCTTCAGACTGGGGCTGTGCACAGGGGCTCCTGTctccctctcctgccttctcCCAGCACGCAGGCCACCAGCAGGGCCTCGAGGGTGGGAAGTAAGGACACCCCAAGGCTGAGCCTGTCACCCTGCCCCGGTCTCATCCCACTCCATCTGTGGTCTCCTGCCTGGCCTGCTCCAGCGCCTGCCCGCACATCACACACCTGCTGCCACCACTTCACTCCTGTCCCATCCATGGCGACAGAGCACAACCTTCAGGTGGCCCCTTCACTGCAGCCGGGGCCAGTGGGGGCCCGCACTGCTGATGGGGCCTGACCCCGTCCAAAGGCGCCATGTAGCCAAAGCTCCTCACCCGGCCCTCCTGGGAAGCTTGAAGCGCACGCACGTGCATGCGTGTGTTTGCGCATGCGCAAACTTCTGCGGGGAGCCCCCATACCTAATTCAGCCTCCGTGGCAGACTTCATGGGGGTAATGGGGGGATGGTCGCCAGCGTCGTGGCCTTTCCGTGGGCGGTTGATACCTTCCGCTAACAGCCGCTTCACCTGAGAGGAAAGCCCGGAGCAAGGCATGAGCTGAGCAAGGCTGCCAACCCACATGGGAGGAGTGGCTGCCCATCCTGGCCTGGCCCGTGGGGTCCTGGCCTCACCGTGTCAGCCCAGTAGGGGTGGTTGGCCTGTTGCCGCAGAGGCCCCTTCAGGTCGAAGCTCTCGGGGTAGTGGGTGGTCTCGGTGCGCGGGTAGCTGATGTAGCCCTGCGTGTAGAGGCGCTCTGCGGTCTGCATGGCGTGCTGTGGGCCCATCCCtgccggacatgcaggctcagcagcccggACGCCAGGAGAGCAGGCACCCCTGGGCCAGGTGCCCAGGCTCCTGGGAGGTGGGGGCCACACGGCCTGATCCAAGGCCAAGCTCCCCCACCAGGGCAGGGACACCAGGGGTCATCCTCGAGACGCTGGCAGCCATACTGCTGAACGTGGCCTTCAGAGCGCCTGTGTCCTACTCAGCCTGGGGTCACACCCACGCCCTATGGTCCACATGCGCCCTCCGTCCTGAGCCCCCAGGCGCATCTGCGCTCACAGCGCTGCAGGGCACTGATGGGGTTCATGCTCCTGCTCCTCCCCAACCTGCAGAAGCTGGCCTCAGCGAGCGGTCACTCCATGTCATCGCTGCCCCTCGAGCATCCCTGGAGGTTCTGCCCTGAGAGGATGGTGCCCACGGTTTCCTGAGGCTGCAGAGGGGCCACCAATGCCTGGAGGCTGCCAGCTCCAGACCAACCTTCTAGCACAACCTTCTCGCTATGGTAGAAACGAGGCTCAGGGCCATGTCACAACTGTCACACCTGTCGAGTGCCCCGCCCACACCTGGCCTCTCCCTGCACCAGGGACGCCACTGCAGCTGTCCCCCTCAGGTAGCAGCCATCATCACAATCGCTACTGTCAAGACGCCATGTGCCTGCCTCAAGAAGTCTCCTGGGGGCTTTGAGGCAACGTCCACACTCACCCAGGGAAGAGCTGGCCACACGCAGCATCTCCACGGTGTTCAAGGCCAGTGGCCTCTGCTTGGCCTTCTCCTTCCTGCTCATGGCCTCCACCTGGGGGACAGAATAGATTCATGCATGGGTGCAGGGAGACGCCATGACAGACTCAGGACATGTGGCCAAGGGTCTAGACTCTTTTACCCTCCCAGCTTCTCCAGTTCTCTTCACAGCGGACTCAGGACTTGAATGAACATTTGTTCAGGCccaggaaggaaaaatgaaagaaaattcttttccAGGGAAACAGAAAACCTGGAGAAAAGGGGGAAGAGTCAGGAGAAAGGGCTGCATGTTTGAAACCCAACAGGAGCCAGCGTCTGCCAGGCTGCGGGCTGGCGGGGGGCCCGGGGGCCGTGGGGTGAGGGCTTGTCGCCGGGGCAGCTGCTTACCCCTCACTACACCCACTAGTGTTGCTACACCTGCCAATTTGAGAGGAGAAGCTGAAAATTGGgattttttatgtgaaatctcctaACTTCTAAAAGTAGGTAACCACTTTGGAACTTGGTGAATACCATGCACTTTAAGGAAAACGGTGGTGAGTAACCACCGTCAGCCTCTGGGCTGAGCAACTGTCAGAAGAGTGACCACTTTGTGGCAAAAACAATCCAAACCTCTCAACCGCCACCCCTCGCCCCTGCCAACCTCACGTGGACCTGGCCAGGGCCGTGCCCCCTGAATTCCGGACAGATGTGGGGCTAACACTGAGGCCAAGTGGTGTCTGTGCAGCAGGGGCAGCTTGGATCACggacagggggagggggcacTCAGACGGGGTGGCCACTGCGGGCAGAAGCACGGGGCAGCTTTAGGTGAAGCTCTGGGGCCTGAGTCAACTGCCCTCAGCAAGGGGATGCCCAGGAAGGTTCAGGAAGGACGAGAGAAGGCGGCTGAAGGAGGCCAGGTGAGCCTCAGTGACCACGGGGGCCGTCATGACTGCAAGGCATAAGCTGCCACAGCCGCAGACATGCCCCCACCCATGCGGCCAGCCAGTTGCCAGGTGGCATCAACCTCTTCCTAACAGCCACTCAGCCCATGCTTTCCAATTCGTGAAAACCTGAGTAAGAAACATAGCACATGAAGGCCACGAAAGCTGATGACCCAGAGACGCCCGTGCTGGCTGTGGGACCTGGGCGGGTTCTTGATGTGCGTAGGGGCCTCTAGTTGCTAGCCTGAGGTGTCACAGAAAAGGGACATATGGGTGGAATCCTCCCAAAGGAGGTAATGCCCACAGGGCACATGGAGGGCTCAGAGCAGGCACGTGGTGCACGGCAGCTACGGCCTGGGAAGGAGTTTCTTAGTGGGAGCGTGTCGTGAGTAACCATTCTTCTGTCTAAAAAGTGTCTGTGTTccagaaaggcagagaaagataCAAGCCTAGGTCAGCAGAGTCTTCTGAGGCCCCCCCCAAGGCAGATGGGACTCATGTGGGTGGAGCAGCCCACCTGGGCCTCCTTCTCCAGCTTGGTCATGTTCAGGAACATCTGTGCGATCTCCCGGTCGAACACACGCACTCGGTCCCAGTCCAAAAGGAGGGATCGGTCCTTATCGGCATCCACCTGCAGGAGGGGAACAGGAGAGCCCGGGAGAGAAAGCATCCAGGTGAGCCAGTGCCAGCAGGGAGAATCGGGGCAGACAGAGCTGGTCCTCGCCTGGGCCCTGCCTCTGAAGTCTCTCGGCTGTACCTGTTCAGGTGCACAGTCGCAGGTGTGCAGGTtgaggcccagcccctccccaagtGGAGGCTGCTCTGACACGAGGCCTCCTTGCTGAGATCAGCCAGACGGCCTCACGAGGGGAGCCCCAAGCCGAGGCTGAGGTGTCCTTAGGGAGCGCCGGGGCCCCCACCTCTCATCCCCTAAGCCCCGCTGGCACTAGATGTGGCCCCACCTAGGAGACCCCAGCCCTGTGTTGACTGAAGCAGCTCTGTATTATGCTCTAAATCTTACAAAAACCTTCCTTTTTACTTGGAGCAGGAGTTCCAAGACTTCTTAGAAGCTCGAAAGTCAGCAGCTCGTGGCCCTCAGTCCAGTCCTTGGACCTGACCACCCCAACTGTGGGCCTGGCGGGTGACCTCACCCTGAGCTGCCAGAGCGTCCAGGCCTGGCCTTGTCCTGCGGCCTCCACGAAGGCTGGGGGCCCTTCCCTGGGCACCCGCAaccacttcctggtgggacagCCACCCACAGCTGTGCCCTTGGCCTGGGGACTATGACAATGATGATGGAGGCTCTCAGAATCCATACCCAAACCCGGAAAGACCCAGCATGAACAGGAAAAGGAAGTGAACCTTGGCCTGCAGCACCCAGTAGGTCTCCGGTTTGAAGGACTGGATTTTATCATGTCTCTCCACGCAGAAGCCCAGCGTGGGGGTCTGGCATGGCCCGAAGGAGATGAGCGAACTGTCTAGGTTGCCGTATTTCCCCTGGAAGTATTTAGTCTGAAACCTAtaaagggggttggggggagaggagGACATTTTGGTCACACATTCACTCAAATACCATCGTTAGCTGCCCGTGGGAGTCGGGCAGGAGGCTGGCTGGCGGGTATGGGAGGAGACCAAGGCAACTGCTCCCTGCTCAAAAGATGGAAAGGGAAGAGCAGAGGCTCTGTTCACCCTGGccggaagccctattttattccGTGCCCCTCCACCCCCTCAAGACCTGCCCACCCTGCTTGTCGAGAGGGGACCTCTGTGGTCTGCGTCAGCTAAAGAGACAGTTTTcttggggatttaaaaatgctgacAATCTCCTGTCGCCGACCAGGCCTGTGGGGAGGTCGGGAGCCAGGCGAGGCAGTGGCCTGGCCAGGGGGCGGGCAGCACCTGGTGAAGGCACAGCCGATGCGCAGGTCCAGCTCCTGCCGCGCATCCACTGAGAGTGCCTCGTTGTGGTCGGGCTCACCCAGGCGGACCATGGCAGTGCAGATGTCTGTGTCTGTGATGGAGCTGAACCGGGCCCGGAACACTGTCTTCTCGCCACTGTGGGCCTGATTCATGACAGGCAGCACCGCATCCAGGACCTGGGGAGGCGGCCGGCTGTAACGCCCACACCTCACCTCACCTGGGTGCCAGGCCCCCtccactgccccctcctcctggAGCCTCAGTCTCCACGGGCCTCCTGCCATGCgcttcctttccttctgtccACTGCTGTGTTCAAACCCCCTTCCTACTGCCACCCCCTCTCTTCCTACAGTGGTTTCCACACCCAAACTAGGAGGCActactgcaggggacacaaggGACCCCAGCCTCCAAGTCCACCCCGATCCACCCACTTTCCCACCTTCTAGAGGAGGGAGTGCTGGGAGGGCCGAGGGGATTTGGGAGACTTTCCAGAGACTGGAGGaaagacagagaagggaaaagaagacgAAAACGCAGTGGATAGGGGTGGGGGCCGGTGCATCTCAGGACTAGAGCAGGGTGGGGGACCTGGGGGGCCTGGAGCCCAGACTCACTAAGAGTTAGTGAAGGCCGTGCAGCGGGAGGGGAGTCGCCGCTGGAGCCTGGCCATGCAGCTTCCTTATGGGGAGGGAGTGGCTCCGTTTCTGAGGGGAGAAAGCCTGTGAGCTGCCAACATTCTCCACCCCAGACGCAAAGGTCCCTGGGGAGAAGCAGCCCTGCAGGGGAGGCGTCGGGAGAGGGGTGTCTGGGAACAGTTTCCTGAGGTGCCAGGTCCCAGGTGAGAGCTGGGGTGTTCCAGCCTGAGGGGCTCCTGCGGGAGGCAGGCCTGGGAGCTGCCACCTGCTTCCAGTCTGAGGGGGGGCGCCTGGGGGCTGGCGGAGACGGGAGGCGGGAGGGCA from Pseudorca crassidens isolate mPseCra1 chromosome 12, mPseCra1.hap1, whole genome shotgun sequence includes the following:
- the TOP3B gene encoding DNA topoisomerase 3-beta-1 isoform X2, which encodes MNQAHSGEKTVFRARFSSITDTDICTAMVRLGEPDHNEALSVDARQELDLRIGCAFTRFQTKYFQGKYGNLDSSLISFGPCQTPTLGFCVERHDKIQSFKPETYWVLQAKVDADKDRSLLLDWDRVRVFDREIAQMFLNMTKLEKEAQVEAMSRKEKAKQRPLALNTVEMLRVASSSLGMGPQHAMQTAERLYTQGYISYPRTETTHYPESFDLKGPLRQQANHPYWADTVKRLLAEGINRPRKGHDAGDHPPITPMKSATEAELGGEAWRLYEYITRHFIATVSHDCKYLQSTISFRIGPERFTCTGKTVISPGFTEIMPWQSVPLEENLPTCQRGDTFAVAEVKMLEKQTSPPDYLTEAELITLMEKHGIGTDASIPVHINNICQRNYVVVESGRRLKPTNLGIVLVHGYYKIDAELVLPTIRSAVEKQLNLIAQGKADYRQVLGHTLDVFKRKFHYFVDSIAGMDELMEVSFSPLAATGKPLSRCGKCHRFMKYIQAKPSRLHCSHCDETYTLPQNGTIKLYKELRCPLDDFELVLWSSGSRGKSYPLCPYCSNHPPFRDMKKGTGCNECTHPTCQHSLSMLGIGQCVECESGVLVLDPTSGPKWRVSCNRCNVVAHCFENAHRVRVSADTCGTCEAALLDVDFNKARSPLPGDGTQHTGCVFCDPVFQELVELKHAASCHPMHRGPGRRQGRGRGRGRRPAGKPGTRRPKDKMSALAAYFV